A genomic stretch from Aerococcaceae bacterium zg-1292 includes:
- a CDS encoding methylated-DNA--[protein]-cysteine S-methyltransferase — translation MAVLYKHWYDSPIGKLWLVSNEVAVKGIWFEGQRYFATGYDWNAIRVGEPEVVVILKRWLDAYFSGDIVEGHMLDIEPAGTAFQQRVWQVLQTIPYGKTMSYADIAEHVWPDSSRRSPRAIGGAVGKNPLALVIPCHRVVGHNGAITGYAAGVEKKIWLLAHEQHCVQS, via the coding sequence ATGGCTGTGCTATACAAACATTGGTACGATTCGCCTATCGGTAAGTTGTGGCTAGTCAGTAATGAAGTGGCAGTAAAAGGAATTTGGTTTGAAGGGCAACGTTATTTTGCGACAGGATATGATTGGAATGCGATACGTGTGGGTGAGCCGGAAGTGGTAGTAATACTTAAAAGATGGTTGGATGCCTATTTTAGTGGAGACATTGTAGAAGGACATATGTTGGACATTGAACCGGCAGGTACAGCCTTTCAGCAACGAGTGTGGCAGGTGTTACAGACAATCCCTTACGGCAAGACGATGAGTTATGCCGATATTGCTGAACACGTATGGCCAGACTCATCACGTCGTTCGCCGCGAGCGATTGGTGGTGCTGTAGGCAAAAATCCGTTAGCGCTAGTTATACCGTGTCACCGTGTGGTTGGTCATAATGGTGCTATCACCGGTTATGCCGCAGGTGTTGAAAAGAAAATATGGTTACTGGCGCATGAACAGCACTGTGTGCAGTCGTGA
- a CDS encoding CvpA family protein: MLSIIILIVLAYSFYTGFRRGLIMQLVQLIGYLITFLLASKFYEPLSKYVEMLVPFPSIQQSTQLVFYNEAQSFLVDQAFYRAVTFVIIWLVGWLVTKFLAIFFTRITYYNMMRHLNHIGGGVVNLMITFLVIYVFLFILSLIPVEFIQQQFVDNPLAYRIVANTPIISDWAAEAWLKVNPFS, encoded by the coding sequence ATGTTATCTATTATTATACTAATCGTATTAGCTTATAGTTTTTACACTGGTTTTAGACGCGGCTTAATTATGCAACTGGTACAATTAATCGGTTACTTGATTACCTTTTTATTAGCGTCTAAGTTTTACGAACCATTATCCAAATACGTTGAAATGCTAGTGCCGTTTCCGTCAATTCAACAGTCAACGCAGTTAGTGTTTTACAATGAAGCGCAAAGTTTTTTAGTTGACCAAGCCTTTTACCGAGCGGTTACTTTTGTCATTATTTGGCTTGTCGGCTGGTTGGTGACGAAGTTTTTAGCTATATTTTTCACCCGGATTACATATTATAATATGATGCGTCATTTGAATCATATTGGTGGTGGCGTGGTTAACTTAATGATTACCTTTTTGGTGATTTATGTATTCTTATTTATTTTGTCATTAATACCAGTCGAATTTATTCAACAACAATTTGTCGATAACCCGCTAGCATACCGTATCGTAGCCAATACACCGATTATTTCAGACTGGGCGGCAGAAGCCTGGCTAAAAGTCAATCCATTTAGTTAA
- a CDS encoding NCS2 family permease — protein MEKYFKLKEHGTSVSTEISAGITTFLAMSYIIFVNPAILALSGMPSQAVFLATIFAAAVSTLVMGLFANVPYALAPGMGLNAFFTYTVVFSLGFTWQQALSMVFICGVFNVLITVTKVRKSLIKAIPESLQHAISAGIGVFIGYIGIKNGNLLTFTVDGHNLLSVNGGSPTAESFPGGIQSVVSNSGALPELVNFTSPTSLLTLIGLAITIILMIRGVKSAILVGIVLTTLIGIPMGVVDLSSINWADNSVVNAFAALSETFLVIFKPEGLPSLFADMSKLPIVLITVFAFSLSDVFDTIGTFIGTGRRTGIFTAEDIAALETSSGFDSKMDRALFGDSIGTLIGALFGTSNTTTFVESAAGIGEGGRTGLTSVTTAVMFILAIFFAPIISIVPSSATAPALIIVGILMVSSFKDIDWTDFAEAVPAFFSSVFMGLAYSISYGIAAGFVTYCLVKVVQGKAKDIHPILWVSVALFILNFFAMAMI, from the coding sequence GTGGAAAAATATTTTAAGTTAAAAGAGCACGGCACATCGGTTTCAACCGAAATTTCAGCGGGGATAACAACCTTTTTAGCAATGTCATACATCATCTTTGTTAACCCAGCAATCTTGGCATTATCTGGTATGCCTAGCCAAGCTGTCTTTTTAGCAACGATTTTTGCAGCGGCGGTATCAACCTTAGTGATGGGACTCTTTGCTAATGTCCCTTACGCTTTAGCACCAGGTATGGGACTGAATGCATTTTTCACTTATACTGTTGTCTTTAGTTTAGGCTTCACTTGGCAACAAGCATTGTCGATGGTTTTTATTTGTGGGGTTTTCAATGTCTTAATTACTGTAACGAAAGTCCGAAAATCATTAATTAAAGCCATTCCTGAATCTTTACAACACGCCATTTCAGCTGGTATCGGTGTTTTTATCGGTTATATCGGGATAAAAAATGGTAACTTATTAACCTTTACAGTAGATGGACACAATTTATTATCTGTCAATGGTGGCAGTCCTACGGCAGAATCATTTCCAGGTGGGATTCAATCAGTCGTATCCAATAGCGGCGCCCTACCAGAATTAGTTAATTTTACAAGTCCAACCTCACTATTAACTTTGATTGGCTTAGCTATTACAATTATTTTAATGATTCGCGGTGTCAAAAGTGCCATTTTAGTTGGGATTGTCTTAACTACTTTAATCGGTATTCCAATGGGTGTAGTTGATTTAAGCAGCATCAATTGGGCAGATAATTCAGTCGTCAACGCCTTTGCTGCACTCAGCGAAACCTTTTTAGTGATTTTCAAACCGGAAGGTCTACCATCTCTATTCGCAGATATGTCAAAACTGCCTATCGTATTAATTACCGTCTTTGCGTTTAGCTTATCAGATGTCTTTGATACGATTGGTACATTTATCGGAACAGGTCGCCGTACAGGTATCTTTACTGCTGAAGATATTGCCGCTTTAGAAACAAGTTCAGGCTTCGATTCTAAAATGGACCGCGCACTATTCGGTGACTCCATCGGTACGTTAATCGGGGCATTATTCGGTACATCAAACACAACAACCTTTGTAGAGTCAGCTGCAGGAATTGGTGAAGGCGGACGTACAGGATTAACTTCTGTAACCACTGCTGTGATGTTTATTTTGGCTATTTTCTTTGCACCAATTATTAGCATTGTTCCATCATCAGCCACAGCACCTGCTTTAATTATTGTCGGTATTCTAATGGTATCGTCATTCAAAGATATCGACTGGACAGACTTTGCTGAAGCCGTACCTGCATTCTTCTCTTCTGTCTTTATGGGATTAGCTTATTCTATTTCTTATGGTATCGCAGCAGGATTCGTGACCTATTGTTTAGTAAAAGTTGTCCAAGGCAAAGCAAAAGACATTCATCCAATTTTATGGGTATCCGTCGCATTATTCATATTGAACTTCTTTGCAATGGCGATGATTTAA
- the zapA gene encoding cell division protein ZapA: MEEKRRFKVTIAGRPYTIIGERSDQHMAAVVELINTQLNQLTELAPDLSVSDRSILMAVNALSDQLIKEEKIMALEAELEALKQQVAAAKPVDIPYRKRK; the protein is encoded by the coding sequence ATGGAGGAGAAGCGTCGTTTTAAAGTGACGATTGCTGGCAGACCCTATACAATTATAGGAGAGCGCTCAGACCAACATATGGCGGCAGTGGTCGAGTTAATTAATACGCAATTAAACCAATTAACTGAGCTAGCACCGGATTTGTCGGTGTCGGACCGCAGTATTTTAATGGCAGTCAATGCATTGTCGGATCAGTTAATTAAAGAAGAAAAAATCATGGCATTAGAAGCAGAATTAGAAGCATTGAAACAACAAGTAGCAGCTGCTAAACCTGTCGATATTCCTTATCGCAAACGCAAATAA
- a CDS encoding endonuclease MutS2 — protein MSNNQKIYETLEFGKVQQQILHFIQTDLGKEKILAMRILNEREKLQQLQSETEQSLAILLQQKQMPIPRLANLNRALQRLKLEATLNGMEIAQIGRLLSTTKQLIQFFDQLAKEEKHFPALTYWVNQCVHLPQVEQMIIQSVADDGSILSTASTQLASIRRQQTQTDAQIRNQLNQLVKSKASQLSDTLITMRNDVYVLPVKAEYRHQFGGRVHDQSSTGQTLYIEPQAVTALNQKRAELIVAERKEIERILAEISVALMPHYAELMHNQEMVAELDFIQARGEHARAYQAVRPKFSDDNHVALWQVRHPLIDAKQIVANDLIIGEEYRALIITGPNTGGKTILLKTLGLLQMMAQTGLHIPADKGSQVGIFDDIFADIGDEQSIEQSLSTFSSHMTNTIRILEQATHQSLLLFDELGSGTDPQEGASLAMAILNYLHKLDATVMATTHYPELKLYAHDTPKTINASMEFDSATLSPTYRLLIGVPGRSNAFDISQRLGLRADILEEARSGIDTDTQSVNEMVANLERERREAELAHEEALEQLALAEKLHKDLRTEYNRWLEQKNELVEKAKRQANEQVEEAKGQAEKILQEIRDLQLEQGARGTIKEHVLIDKRNAFDQLKQPENLKKNKILKRAREKRRYKVGDDVEVLTYGQRGTIVEQVGAEKYIVQMGILKMKLASEELSPLEKVDPKTKVNVQRQAGSKVQTTLDLRGERYEQALYRLRQYLDAALLSNHPMVTIIHGKGTGALRDGVKKVLSQHSQVDHFEYSAPNAGGDGSTVVYFK, from the coding sequence ATGTCGAATAATCAAAAAATTTACGAAACATTAGAATTTGGCAAAGTGCAACAACAAATATTACATTTTATCCAAACAGATCTAGGAAAAGAAAAAATCTTAGCGATGCGGATATTGAATGAGCGTGAGAAGCTACAACAATTACAGTCCGAAACAGAACAAAGTTTAGCTATTTTATTACAACAAAAACAGATGCCGATTCCGCGTCTAGCGAATTTGAATCGGGCACTGCAACGATTAAAGTTAGAAGCTACATTGAATGGTATGGAAATTGCGCAAATTGGTAGACTCTTGTCAACGACTAAGCAATTAATTCAGTTTTTTGATCAGTTAGCAAAAGAAGAGAAGCATTTTCCGGCGTTGACTTATTGGGTCAATCAATGTGTGCATTTGCCACAAGTGGAACAAATGATTATCCAGTCAGTTGCTGATGATGGCAGTATCTTATCAACGGCTTCAACACAATTAGCGTCGATTCGTCGTCAACAAACGCAAACTGATGCGCAAATTCGTAATCAGTTGAATCAATTGGTGAAGTCGAAAGCGAGTCAATTGTCAGACACCTTAATTACAATGCGTAATGATGTGTATGTTTTGCCGGTAAAAGCCGAATATCGCCATCAATTTGGTGGTCGTGTGCACGATCAAAGTAGTACAGGACAAACCTTATATATTGAGCCGCAAGCAGTGACTGCTTTGAATCAAAAGCGGGCAGAATTAATCGTTGCTGAACGCAAAGAAATTGAACGTATTTTAGCAGAAATTTCAGTGGCACTGATGCCACATTATGCTGAATTGATGCATAATCAGGAAATGGTAGCCGAATTGGACTTTATTCAAGCCCGTGGTGAGCACGCTAGAGCATATCAGGCAGTACGTCCGAAGTTTTCAGATGATAATCATGTTGCTTTATGGCAAGTCCGCCATCCGCTCATTGATGCTAAACAAATCGTTGCTAATGACTTAATTATTGGTGAAGAATACCGTGCGTTAATTATTACAGGGCCGAATACCGGTGGGAAAACGATTTTGCTTAAAACATTGGGTTTATTACAAATGATGGCGCAAACGGGATTGCACATTCCAGCTGATAAAGGCAGTCAAGTGGGTATTTTCGATGATATTTTTGCTGATATTGGTGATGAACAATCGATTGAACAAAGTTTGTCGACCTTCTCTAGTCACATGACAAATACGATTCGCATTTTGGAGCAGGCAACTCATCAGTCTTTATTGCTCTTTGACGAGTTAGGTTCCGGGACGGATCCGCAAGAGGGCGCCTCGTTAGCGATGGCTATTTTAAACTATTTACATAAATTAGACGCGACTGTGATGGCAACGACTCATTATCCAGAGTTAAAATTATATGCTCATGATACACCGAAAACGATTAATGCCAGTATGGAGTTCGATAGCGCTACCTTGTCACCAACGTATCGTTTGTTAATTGGTGTGCCTGGTCGCAGTAATGCCTTTGATATTTCACAGCGCTTAGGTTTACGAGCAGATATTTTAGAAGAAGCACGCAGTGGGATAGATACAGATACCCAATCGGTCAATGAAATGGTGGCTAATCTTGAACGTGAGCGTCGTGAAGCCGAGTTGGCTCATGAGGAAGCATTGGAGCAATTAGCACTTGCTGAAAAATTGCATAAAGATTTGCGCACGGAGTATAATCGCTGGTTAGAGCAGAAAAATGAGTTGGTTGAAAAAGCGAAACGTCAAGCCAATGAGCAAGTGGAAGAGGCGAAAGGTCAAGCTGAGAAGATTTTACAAGAAATTCGTGACTTGCAGTTGGAACAAGGCGCACGTGGGACGATTAAAGAGCACGTGCTGATAGATAAGCGTAATGCGTTTGATCAGTTGAAACAGCCAGAGAATTTGAAGAAGAACAAAATTTTAAAGCGTGCGCGTGAAAAACGGCGGTATAAAGTGGGTGATGATGTCGAAGTCTTAACTTATGGTCAGCGTGGGACGATTGTCGAACAAGTCGGTGCAGAAAAGTATATTGTTCAAATGGGCATTTTGAAGATGAAATTGGCGTCGGAAGAATTGTCACCGCTTGAAAAAGTTGATCCGAAGACGAAAGTTAACGTACAGCGCCAAGCAGGTAGTAAAGTGCAGACGACATTGGATTTACGGGGTGAGCGTTACGAACAGGCATTGTACCGCTTGCGTCAGTACTTAGATGCTGCCTTGTTGTCGAATCATCCAATGGTTACTATTATTCATGGTAAGGGAACGGGCGCATTACGTGATGGTGTTAAAAAGGTATTGTCACAGCATTCTCAAGTAGATCATTTTGAATATTCAGCACCAAATGCAGGTGGTGATGGGTCTACTGTTGTGTATTTTAAATAG
- the glpK gene encoding glycerol kinase GlpK: MRENYIMAIDQGTTSSRAIIFNHQAEIVASAQKELPQIFPQPGWVEHDPQQIWNSVQSVIAEALIEAGIQAHQIAAIGITNQRETTVIWDRKTGKPIHNAIVWQSRQTAPIAEQLKKDGYSDWFHQKTGLVIDAYFSATKIRWLLDNVPFAQERAEKGELLFGTIDTWLLWKLTGGTVHATDYSNAARTMLFNIQTLQWDEEILALLNIPKAILPAVKSNSEIYGYTSEQSLLGERIPIAGMAGDQQAALFGQLAFEPGMIKNTYGTGSFIIMNTGSECLLSQNKLLTTIAYSLNGQVHYALEGSIFVAGSVVQWLRDGLELIATSSASEALAYQSDNDDEIYIVPAFTGLGAPYWDSDVRGAVFGMTRGTNRADFVKASLQSIAYQVRDIIETMQADTQLAIPQLRVDGGAAMNQYLMQFQADILNIEISRAKNLETTALGAAFLAGLAIGYWKDLADLQALNASGEIFYPAITTSKREALYKGWKRAVKAAQLFAEE; this comes from the coding sequence ATGAGAGAAAATTATATTATGGCGATTGACCAAGGGACAACCAGTTCTCGCGCGATTATTTTTAATCATCAAGCAGAAATTGTGGCGAGTGCACAAAAAGAATTGCCGCAAATATTTCCGCAACCAGGATGGGTCGAGCATGACCCGCAACAAATATGGAATTCGGTGCAATCTGTCATCGCAGAAGCCTTAATCGAGGCCGGGATACAAGCGCATCAAATTGCAGCGATTGGTATCACAAATCAGCGTGAAACAACGGTTATTTGGGATAGAAAAACTGGGAAACCCATTCATAATGCAATTGTGTGGCAGTCACGGCAAACGGCTCCGATTGCTGAACAATTGAAAAAAGATGGCTATAGCGATTGGTTCCACCAAAAGACAGGCTTGGTGATTGATGCGTATTTTTCAGCGACAAAAATTCGTTGGTTGCTGGATAATGTTCCATTTGCACAGGAACGTGCAGAAAAAGGGGAGTTGTTATTTGGTACCATTGATACGTGGTTATTATGGAAATTAACGGGTGGTACTGTCCATGCGACTGATTATTCAAATGCGGCACGGACGATGTTATTTAATATTCAGACTTTACAGTGGGATGAAGAAATTTTGGCGCTGTTAAATATACCTAAAGCCATCCTACCAGCGGTGAAATCTAATTCAGAAATTTATGGCTATACGAGTGAACAATCCTTATTGGGTGAACGTATTCCGATTGCCGGTATGGCTGGTGACCAACAGGCAGCCTTATTTGGCCAATTGGCATTTGAGCCGGGGATGATAAAAAATACGTATGGCACAGGCTCCTTTATTATTATGAATACGGGTTCTGAGTGTTTGTTGTCACAAAATAAACTGCTGACGACGATTGCATATAGTTTGAATGGACAGGTTCATTATGCATTAGAAGGTTCAATTTTTGTGGCAGGAAGTGTGGTTCAATGGTTACGAGATGGTCTGGAATTAATCGCTACTTCCTCAGCTTCCGAGGCATTAGCTTACCAATCGGATAATGATGATGAGATATATATTGTGCCTGCGTTTACGGGTTTGGGTGCACCATATTGGGATTCGGATGTACGTGGAGCGGTATTTGGTATGACTCGTGGGACCAATCGTGCGGATTTTGTTAAGGCATCGTTGCAGTCAATTGCGTATCAAGTGCGTGACATTATTGAAACGATGCAAGCAGATACACAGCTAGCGATTCCACAACTGAGAGTTGATGGTGGTGCTGCGATGAATCAATACTTAATGCAGTTTCAAGCTGATATTTTAAATATTGAAATCTCCCGAGCGAAAAATTTAGAAACTACTGCACTCGGTGCAGCCTTTTTAGCCGGATTAGCTATTGGTTACTGGAAAGACTTAGCTGATTTACAAGCACTCAATGCTTCAGGTGAAATTTTTTATCCTGCGATAACAACCTCAAAACGCGAAGCCCTCTACAAAGGATGGAAACGCGCAGTTAAAGCCGCACAACTATTTGCTGAAGAATAG
- a CDS encoding KilA-N domain-containing protein — protein MTKIKKEKISAKGFDIQIYTEDCKNDYISLTDIARYKNIHEPKDVVKNWLRVRDTIEFLGLWETLHNPDFKGVEFDSFRNEAGTNAFTLSPQRWIKNTNAVGIVSKSGRGGGTFAHPDIAMEFASWISAEFKLYLIQDYKRLKANENSRLSLSWNLNREISKINYKIHTDAIKEYLLSDLTKEQLSYKYASEADMLNVALFSKRAKEWRNENPSLKGNMRDYASLNELLVLANMESYNAVLISKGVEQKERMIELRKLARTQLLSLEKLNTTALTKLE, from the coding sequence ATGACTAAGATAAAAAAAGAAAAAATTTCTGCAAAAGGATTTGATATTCAAATCTATACAGAAGACTGTAAAAATGATTATATTAGTTTAACTGATATAGCGAGATATAAAAACATTCATGAGCCTAAGGATGTTGTAAAAAACTGGCTTAGAGTACGGGATACGATAGAATTTTTAGGATTATGGGAAACTTTGCATAATCCAGATTTTAAAGGGGTCGAATTCGACTCCTTTAGAAATGAAGCAGGCACCAATGCTTTTACATTATCACCTCAAAGGTGGATAAAAAATACAAATGCAGTAGGTATTGTATCTAAATCAGGTAGAGGTGGAGGTACTTTTGCACATCCTGATATAGCAATGGAATTTGCATCCTGGATTTCAGCTGAATTTAAGTTATATTTAATTCAGGACTATAAGAGACTGAAAGCGAACGAAAATTCGAGGTTATCACTTTCTTGGAATTTGAATAGAGAAATCTCAAAGATTAACTATAAGATTCATACAGATGCTATAAAGGAATATTTACTATCTGATTTAACTAAGGAACAATTATCCTATAAATATGCCAGTGAAGCGGATATGCTTAATGTGGCATTATTTAGTAAACGGGCAAAAGAGTGGCGTAATGAAAATCCAAGTCTCAAAGGCAATATGAGGGACTATGCCAGTCTTAATGAATTGTTAGTGCTTGCTAACATGGAAAGTTATAATGCAGTGCTTATCAGTAAAGGTGTTGAGCAAAAAGAACGAATGATAGAGCTGAGAAAATTAGCGAGAACACAATTATTATCACTTGAAAAATTAAATACTACAGCACTAACAAAATTAGAATAA